The following DNA comes from Solea solea chromosome 6, fSolSol10.1, whole genome shotgun sequence.
CACCAAGAGGAAAAAACTGGAGTCAAGTGATATACAGGAAGTGGGGATATGGAAAAAACGACCTGTTTCCAAGAGGTTTATAGCTTCTTTGGGAAAGCAGTGATTACAAAAGCGTAGTCACATACAGAGGCTTTCTCACAGAATGGAGCAGCTGTCTAACAGATGAGCATCCCACAAATTCTGATTGGAAGTAATGAACAGCTCTCTAGTGGTGTTGCAAAACAATACATGCATGCAAATGAGAATTGTATCCAAAGGTATTCAAGAtatttgagcaaaaaaaaagtcccacagctctattttttattttgagaacataaaaatacaaatccAATGTTACCTTTCCAAATCTGTACAACAGGGTCTCCACAGTCCATCCAAACTGAGTGACACTCAGCTCCAACTTCTTTGCACTTTCCTACAAACAGAACAATGTTGAGCCTCCGCTGAATAACTAAACAAGTCTTAAAGAAGAAATGAGACCGATTCCTTACTTTCAAGCTGGGATGTACCACGCCATCTTTTCCTGTCAGACCAAGGTCCACAGAACTTGAAGTCCTGCTCATCACTTTCTTGAAGATCATGCTGACAGCCAGACCTATGTTTCCTTTCTTCATTTCCCTGGAGGCAAAGCAGAAACAAGACTTAGGGCTGAAgcaagtttttttctttttaattaattacacAACCTAATTAATTGTGATGATAAATATGAAGATTGAGAATATAAATATTCCTGCCAGACAAAATGAgatgattttattttagtgtgtgaACAGTGCTGTCTTTGATAGTATCAATATTAAATGACTATATTTCACAGTCTTAAACTGTCCATCCATCATATACTTACTTGATTTTCGATGTGGCAATTTTGCCAGCATACTGCATTCCAGTGAGAGCGATGTACATCCTCAGGACTTCATTGGTGCCctgaaaaaacacaagagaatCAGTAAGTTACACACGAACAATCTTACACTTATTATGCCATAATGTGTATGACAAAGATGAAGGCGTTCAACATctataaaagtgtaaaaagcttttttaaaatgtcaacatttcatTCTGAATGATCGGATTCTCAGTGATTATGACACAGCTATTCAAATGTCTCATGAGCTGCAGACACGTGCTGTATTTTTATTCTGTATGgtttaactgtaaatgtaattcatgtgATTTCATTCCAAAGTCAAAAGTGCCACCTAGTGGCTAAAGCCTAAATAACATACTGATTTTCACAGGCTAAATTTCCACACACCAAATTCATTTTCGAACCACAgggtaaaaatgtttttaagtaaattaaaaaaatgctgatcaCTAAACAAGTCCACAATTAGTTTACATtactttaaagcaacacaatgtaggatttcaaccttcaaataccTGGTCTGTAGACATGGCTGTTTGTACATTtgaagtcctgcttcagagttcaccAGTATAATtggcttgtcaacaaatgcaATGTTACCTTGACATATTTTAAgacaatcagagatggcagacttcaccccattcacgcaacaagcctctgtcggccatccgttgctcatattgcaagcaagtgcggatgcgcacacagagacagacagagcctccaaaaacaatacttcactcccactccgaGGGGTGAATTAACAAACAATGCTGTTTACCAAGCAGGGGGGGAACCTGAGAGCAAAttctacattgtgttactttaactgAACTAATGTTTCAGCGGAGCAGCACtggaagaagacaaaaaagaaataaaaaaaagaaggaaaacaagagGAAGGAGAACCCATTTTctgtctcatcatcatcatagaagaaatggaaataataaataattgcaaTGACACACTACCTCAAAGATGGGCAGAATGCGACAGTCCCTGAGATAGCGCTCATACGGGTAATTCTTGGTATAACCCAGACCTCCGAGGACCTGGAGAGCTTCACTGACACAAATCCACGCCCGCTCTGAGCTGAACACCTAAACACAAAACAGGGAATACACATCCTTACACTGTTTTTTGTATGAAATAATTTCACTGACAAAGCTGTCGAACCTTGACCATTGCAGCCTCTAGAGAGCAGTCTGGAAGCCCGGGCCTGTCCATCATCCCCGCGGTCAGGTACGCCATGCTCTCCATCGCAAACGCGCTCAAGGCCATGTCAGCAAACTTCTCCTACAGTGACAGAACAAAGCCCACGCATTATTTACTGAGCAGAAAGAGATGTAAAGATAATTCACTATGTTCCTCTGAGGGGAGAATTGTCTCTACCTGAATCAGACCAAATTCACTCAGGCTTTTGTTAAACTGCTTCCTGGTTGCTGCGTACTCAGACGTCATCGCTACAGAAAGTTAACAAAGATGATTTTAGATTGttataaaaaatacacaagctCCTGCTCAGTTATCTCCAGTTGTGGTACTGGAGTTTTTACATACTTATGAGTTTTTTGATCATCCCAGCTGATGAACTGCCCATACTGAACCTCCCAGAGTTCAGGATGTTCATGGCAATCTGTCCAACACAAAGCAAACATTCCCATAACCATACAGGCGCGGCTACAGGTATGTGAAAAAAGTGTGGCACCGATGACTGTAAAAAGCTCACCTTGAATCCACCACCAACTTCTCCAATCACATTCTCTACTGGCACAGGAACATTGTCAAAGGACACTTCACAGGCTGAAAAGGTCAGAAAGTTTCCatgtaaattacattaaaaagcaCAGACTCTTCAAAGTACCCATTATTTGACTCAGCCTTACTATTTGAGCCCCTGATGCCCAGTTTGTCCTCTGGCTTGCCACTGGTGATGCCTCCAAAAGCTCTCTCCACAATAAAAGCTGATATCTTATCTTTCTTAACGCCATCTACGACCACCTCCGTCCTGGCAAACACAGTCATTATATCTGCCATCCCTCCATTTGAAATCCAAATCTGGCAGCACAGatcaaaagacagaaaaagatgaAGGTCACAAGAACAGTGAGGGTGGATAttactttttcaaaaaaaggCCAGATCTATGGTTTGCACAGCGGGATTTCCTCTCACCTTGGAGCCATTGATCAGGTAATGTTTGCCGTCTTCAGACAGGGTGGCGCGGGTCTGGATGGAAGCTGCATCGCTTCCACTAAAATGATCAGAGTGTAAATGAATGCATCTATATACTGAGACACAATCTACACATGCAATCATGCAGTGCTCAGTCATAGTTTGCAATGTCCTTTAATATCTTATACTAAGACTCTTCAAACATTAAGTCGCAACAGAATAGTTTTCATTTAACTAGTGTTCAAAATCTAAAATTGTCTTACACTGGGCCTGGAGAAAGTTTTCATCATCCATGCaagtttttcatttattgtttttacgaCACTGAAACGACCTAGATTGAAATTGGCTtttacatcattaaaacaatttATCTAAAATCTACTGTGCCTCACAAAAAACCCATATTTTCATATGATGGTACCTTGTATAAGGTTCATGGAAAACAAGTCTTCTCCCCAGTTGTAATTTTTACTACAACATTTTGTATTATACTGccagtgtcagtgtttcccagACTAGGCTATGGGAAAGTCTATTTTCTCAAAGCCTATTTTATGGGAACGTTTTTACAAGTGAAACTGAAAATCTCTGGTGTAGCAAAAGGCTAAAGATTGTACAAAGTTTCTGCATTGTAAGCCTCTGAAGTATGGTTTATCGTATCACCTACCCTTTACTGTATTtacatgatgataatgatgtata
Coding sequences within:
- the LOC131460760 gene encoding complex I assembly factor ACAD9, mitochondrial-like, with amino-acid sequence MMMNANRLVVLSKYFQSGQRLLACNVRHAGKKVQQVQQQRLFRTHCRQLAYAKDLFLGLLNKDEVFPYPEVGKEEQDEINQLVAPVEKFFSEEVDSAKIDREAKIPEETLKGLKELGLFGLMVPEEYGGLGLSNTMYARLAEITSLDGSIAVTLAAHQAIGLKGILIAGTEAQKQKYLPKLASGEHIAAFCLTEPGSGSDAASIQTRATLSEDGKHYLINGSKIWISNGGMADIMTVFARTEVVVDGVKKDKISAFIVERAFGGITSGKPEDKLGIRGSNTCEVSFDNVPVPVENVIGEVGGGFKIAMNILNSGRFSMGSSSAGMIKKLITMTSEYAATRKQFNKSLSEFGLIQEKFADMALSAFAMESMAYLTAGMMDRPGLPDCSLEAAMVKVFSSERAWICVSEALQVLGGLGYTKNYPYERYLRDCRILPIFEGTNEVLRMYIALTGMQYAGKIATSKIKEMKKGNIGLAVSMIFKKVMSRTSSSVDLGLTGKDGVVHPSLKESAKKLELSVTQFGWTVETLLYRFGKTIVDEQIALKRVADVLINLYAMTAVLSRTSRSISLGLEKHDHEILLTNTFCDEAFFRNNYALVQLQKHTPENDEANIKKIAAAVFQNRSYICSHPLDRTF